The Streptomyces europaeiscabiei genome window below encodes:
- a CDS encoding extracellular solute-binding protein yields MIPVFVRLANAEGMAPEERHTMRGIPVIGDLRTPGIRRAVASTVALSAALGFAACGTSGPSTTSSEKGLTMWALNDQTILKESVDAYNKDHPDEKITLRLFANDDYKQKLRVAFGANQAPDIFFSWGGGALNDYVEAGKVDALKASDVKTDRFTPSVMQSATFEDKVYGVPANGLAPVVLYYNKKVLADAGVEPPKTYDDLLAAVKKLKAKDVVPLSLAANSKWPTLMYLEYLLDREGGSEVFTKIASGDASVWKDPSVTKANQRLQDLAKAGAFGDNASSVNYDQGASTALLYTGKAAMEVMGTWEYANIAKAAPDLLKNGDLGYTAFPSMPDGTGDPKSIVGNPSNFLSLNSSSKHKSAALTYLEDYVLNDSQVDAYLAAGSVPPVNGLEAKLAAVKSSSDKEWLTFVYGLVQNAPSFQLSWDQALPSDQADPLLTNTDKSFLRQIPPAEFGTNMSRATS; encoded by the coding sequence TTCGTCCGGCTCGCCAATGCCGAAGGAATGGCGCCAGAAGAGAGGCACACCATGCGGGGAATCCCGGTCATCGGAGATCTCAGAACTCCCGGCATTCGACGCGCTGTTGCGTCCACGGTCGCCCTGTCGGCGGCCCTGGGGTTCGCCGCGTGCGGAACGTCGGGGCCGTCCACGACGTCGTCGGAGAAGGGACTGACGATGTGGGCGCTCAACGACCAGACGATCCTGAAGGAGTCCGTCGACGCCTACAACAAGGACCACCCGGACGAGAAGATCACTCTGCGTCTGTTCGCCAACGACGACTACAAGCAGAAGCTGCGCGTCGCCTTCGGTGCGAACCAGGCCCCGGACATCTTCTTCAGCTGGGGCGGCGGAGCCCTGAACGACTACGTCGAGGCGGGCAAGGTCGACGCGCTGAAGGCGTCGGACGTGAAGACCGACCGGTTCACCCCGAGCGTGATGCAGAGCGCCACCTTCGAGGACAAGGTGTACGGCGTGCCCGCGAACGGCCTCGCCCCGGTCGTCCTCTACTACAACAAGAAGGTGCTGGCCGACGCCGGCGTAGAGCCGCCGAAGACGTACGACGACCTGTTGGCCGCGGTGAAGAAGCTGAAGGCCAAGGACGTCGTGCCGCTCTCCCTCGCCGCGAACTCCAAGTGGCCGACCCTGATGTACCTGGAGTACCTGCTCGACCGCGAGGGCGGCTCCGAGGTGTTCACGAAGATCGCCTCCGGTGACGCCTCGGTGTGGAAGGACCCGTCGGTCACCAAGGCCAACCAGCGCCTCCAGGACCTGGCGAAGGCCGGCGCCTTCGGCGACAACGCCTCCTCCGTCAACTACGACCAGGGCGCTTCCACGGCCCTGCTCTACACGGGCAAGGCGGCGATGGAGGTGATGGGTACCTGGGAGTACGCCAACATCGCCAAGGCCGCGCCGGACCTCCTGAAGAACGGCGACCTGGGCTACACCGCGTTCCCGTCCATGCCCGACGGAACCGGAGACCCCAAGAGCATTGTCGGCAACCCCTCGAACTTCCTGTCGCTGAACTCGTCGTCGAAGCACAAGTCGGCGGCGCTCACCTACCTCGAGGACTACGTCCTGAACGACTCCCAGGTCGACGCCTACCTCGCCGCCGGCAGCGTGCCGCCGGTCAACGGCCTGGAAGCGAAGCTGGCGGCGGTGAAGTCGTCGTCCGACAAGGAGTGGCTCACGTTCGTCTACGGCCTGGTGCAGAACGCGCCGAGCTTCCAGCTCTCCTGGGACCAGGCGCTGCCGTCGGACCAGGCGGACCCGCTGCTGACCAACACCGACAAATCGTTCCTGCGGCAGATCCCGCCCGCCGAGTTCGGCACGAACATGAGCAGGGCAACCTCGTGA
- a CDS encoding carbohydrate ABC transporter permease, with protein MAAPALLLFGMFGLVPLVGVLVLGLARWDGLGSVGWAGGANWSAVLTDGATWQALWLTVKVMVISWLVQTPVALALGLFQAPRGRLRALFAVLFFLPLLLSAVAIGLTWQALLDPSFGLGATPGLHWLAKPLLGSPDLALYTVIFVIAWQFVPFHALLYQAGIRQIPTALYEAAALDGAGPATRFRHIVLPQLKYTMVTSSTLMLVGSLTYFDLIFVLSGGTGGPGTATRVLPLSMYITGFQAHDMGRASAVATLLVVSGLGLSLLTTRLSGFTRMDSQQEGM; from the coding sequence ATGGCCGCCCCCGCCCTGCTCCTCTTCGGCATGTTCGGCCTGGTCCCCCTGGTGGGCGTGCTGGTGCTCGGCCTCGCGCGCTGGGACGGCCTGGGCTCCGTCGGCTGGGCGGGCGGCGCCAACTGGAGCGCAGTCCTGACCGACGGCGCCACCTGGCAAGCGCTGTGGCTCACCGTCAAGGTGATGGTGATCAGCTGGCTGGTGCAGACGCCCGTCGCCCTGGCACTCGGCCTCTTCCAGGCGCCCCGCGGCAGGCTGCGCGCCCTGTTCGCCGTCCTGTTCTTCCTCCCGCTGCTGCTGTCCGCCGTGGCGATCGGTCTGACCTGGCAGGCGCTGCTCGACCCGTCCTTCGGTCTCGGCGCCACGCCCGGACTGCACTGGCTGGCGAAGCCGCTGCTGGGCTCCCCGGACCTGGCCCTGTACACGGTGATCTTCGTGATCGCCTGGCAGTTCGTGCCGTTCCACGCCCTGCTCTACCAGGCCGGCATACGGCAGATCCCGACCGCCCTGTACGAGGCCGCCGCCCTCGACGGAGCCGGGCCGGCGACCCGCTTCCGGCACATCGTGCTCCCCCAGCTGAAGTACACGATGGTCACCTCCAGCACGCTCATGCTCGTCGGTTCGCTGACCTATTTCGACCTGATCTTCGTCCTGTCCGGAGGCACCGGCGGTCCGGGCACCGCCACCCGCGTCCTCCCCCTTTCCATGTACATCACCGGATTCCAGGCCCATGACATGGGCCGGGCCAGCGCCGTCGCCACCCTCCTGGTGGTCAGCGGCCTCGGCCTGTCGCTGCTGACCACCCGCCTGTCCGGCTTCACCCGGATGGACAGCCAGCAGGAGGGCATGTGA
- a CDS encoding carbohydrate ABC transporter permease: MSTTVTKTRGSRTGHDREGAVDGVSVTPRPGPARRFTAVGALRRALTGGATFCWAAIVVVPVYWLVVTSLRTRADFTADSPLALPGHPTLDNYRTVMSGDFTTYLLNSLVVTAATVALTVVVALMASFAIVRGAGSRLSRVSLRLYLLGLAIPLQAVIIPVYLLIIRMNLYDSLLAIVLPSAAFALPITVMILVSFLRDVPRSLFEAMIVDGAGDWRLLFSLAAPLARPALMTVAVYDGLQVWNGFLFPLILTQSGDKAVLPLALTLYRGQFGIDVPATMAAVVLSTLPMLALFILARRQLVAGLTAGFSK; encoded by the coding sequence GTGAGCACCACCGTCACCAAGACCCGCGGTTCCCGTACCGGCCACGACCGTGAAGGTGCCGTCGACGGCGTGTCAGTGACCCCGCGGCCCGGGCCCGCCCGTCGGTTCACGGCCGTCGGCGCGCTGCGGCGTGCCCTCACCGGCGGCGCCACCTTCTGCTGGGCGGCGATCGTGGTCGTACCCGTGTACTGGCTGGTGGTGACCAGCCTGCGCACCCGCGCCGACTTCACCGCCGACAGCCCGCTGGCCCTCCCGGGCCACCCGACGCTGGACAACTACCGGACCGTCATGTCCGGCGACTTCACGACCTATCTGCTCAACAGCCTCGTCGTCACCGCGGCGACGGTCGCGCTCACCGTCGTCGTCGCCCTCATGGCGTCGTTCGCGATCGTCCGAGGCGCCGGAAGCAGGCTCTCGCGCGTGTCCCTCCGGCTGTACCTGCTGGGCCTGGCCATTCCCCTGCAGGCGGTGATCATCCCGGTGTACCTGCTGATCATCAGGATGAACCTGTACGACAGCCTGCTCGCGATCGTCCTGCCCTCGGCGGCGTTCGCACTGCCGATCACCGTGATGATTCTGGTGAGCTTCCTGCGCGACGTGCCCCGCTCGCTGTTCGAAGCGATGATCGTCGACGGCGCCGGCGACTGGCGCCTGCTCTTCTCGCTCGCCGCACCCCTGGCCCGCCCGGCGCTGATGACGGTCGCCGTCTACGACGGACTGCAGGTCTGGAACGGCTTCCTCTTCCCGCTCATCCTCACCCAGAGCGGCGACAAGGCCGTGCTGCCGCTGGCACTGACCCTCTACCGCGGCCAGTTCGGCATCGACGTACCGGCCACGATGGCCGCGGTGGTGCTCTCCACCCTGCCGATGCTCGCGCTGTTCATCCTCGCCCGCCGCCAGCTCGTCGCCGGCCTCACCGCCGGCTTCTCCAAGTAA
- a CDS encoding glycoside hydrolase family 3 N-terminal domain-containing protein, whose protein sequence is MTTTMPDHSGIPQEQDDRPWADPALPTPDRVEALLARLTLPEKVAQLSSTWEDVEPAGPEVAPGTSIFDRVGDLTETARHGLGQLTRPYGTLPRPALEHSRALADRQRQIMAQSRLGIPAMAHDECLTGFTAYGATIYPTSLGMAATFDPELIRRVGEAIGADMAEAGVHQGLAPVVDVIRDYRWGRCEETYGEDPYLVGEMGEAYVTGLQSAGVYATLKHFAGYSASMGGRNHAPVHAGRRELFDVILPPFERLVAAGVGSVMNSYAEIDGEAPAASRWLLTDVLRDAWGFEGTVVSDYWSLPFLVNAHRVAADLPEAGGLALSAGMDVELPDQRGFGDALVHAVQQGRVDEDLVDRAVRRVLGQKIELGLLDPDRDPLPPALRAGELDLDKPGSRALALAVARSSAVLLANDGTLPLPAGGRIALIGPCADDVRTMFGCYSFPNHVLADRDDLGNGVEATSLRAALADELPSVEWEFVEGCPIRDEDRAGIPAAVAACSAADLTVLVVGDKAGMFGIGTSGEGCDVEDLRLPGVQEELVEAVLATGRRVVLVVNSGRPYAVGRFAATAAAMVQVFLPGEEGGRAVAGLLAGRANFSGKLPVQIPTSPGGQPYTYLHPPLGDRQSFLSNLDPTPAFPFGHGLSYTTFEVDELVIDREQVLTDGEFTVSVRVRNTGEAEGAETVQLYAVDPVAQVTRPVRSLLGFAKVALAPGERAVAHFRVHTDRLAFTGLDGRRIVEPGEIVLHVGSSSLDTPEQGTIRLVGGERDATVLRHHTVPVAVERE, encoded by the coding sequence ATGACGACCACCATGCCGGACCACAGCGGCATCCCCCAGGAACAGGACGACCGGCCCTGGGCCGATCCAGCGCTGCCGACTCCCGACCGGGTCGAGGCCCTGCTCGCCCGGCTCACCCTCCCCGAAAAGGTCGCGCAGCTCAGCAGCACCTGGGAGGACGTCGAACCGGCCGGCCCCGAGGTGGCCCCGGGCACCAGCATCTTCGACCGGGTCGGCGATCTCACCGAGACCGCCCGGCACGGCCTGGGCCAGCTCACCCGCCCCTACGGCACCCTGCCCCGGCCCGCCCTGGAGCACTCCCGCGCCCTGGCCGACCGCCAGCGGCAGATCATGGCGCAGAGCAGGCTCGGCATCCCGGCGATGGCGCACGACGAGTGCCTGACCGGCTTCACCGCCTACGGGGCGACGATCTATCCCACCTCGCTGGGCATGGCGGCGACCTTCGACCCGGAACTGATCCGGCGGGTCGGTGAGGCCATCGGCGCCGACATGGCCGAGGCCGGCGTCCACCAGGGCCTCGCCCCGGTCGTCGACGTGATCCGCGACTACCGCTGGGGCCGCTGCGAGGAGACTTACGGCGAGGACCCGTACCTGGTGGGAGAGATGGGGGAGGCCTACGTCACCGGGCTGCAGAGCGCCGGTGTGTACGCCACCCTCAAACACTTCGCCGGGTACTCCGCCTCCATGGGCGGCCGCAACCACGCCCCCGTGCACGCCGGCCGCCGCGAACTGTTCGACGTCATCCTGCCGCCCTTCGAACGGCTTGTCGCCGCCGGCGTGGGCTCGGTCATGAACTCGTACGCCGAGATCGACGGGGAGGCACCGGCCGCCAGCCGCTGGCTGCTGACCGACGTCCTGCGGGACGCGTGGGGCTTCGAGGGCACCGTCGTCTCCGACTACTGGTCGCTGCCCTTCCTGGTCAACGCCCACCGCGTGGCCGCCGACCTGCCCGAGGCCGGGGGACTGGCCCTGAGCGCCGGCATGGACGTCGAACTGCCCGACCAGCGCGGCTTCGGCGACGCCCTCGTCCACGCCGTGCAACAGGGGCGGGTGGACGAAGACCTGGTCGACCGGGCGGTGCGCCGGGTGCTGGGGCAGAAGATCGAGCTCGGGCTCCTGGACCCCGACCGGGACCCGCTCCCGCCCGCCCTGCGCGCGGGCGAGCTGGACCTGGACAAGCCCGGCAGCCGCGCGCTCGCCCTCGCCGTCGCCCGGTCGAGCGCCGTCCTGCTGGCGAACGACGGGACCCTGCCCCTCCCGGCCGGCGGCCGGATCGCGCTGATCGGGCCGTGCGCCGACGACGTACGCACCATGTTCGGCTGCTACAGCTTCCCCAACCACGTCCTCGCCGACCGCGACGACCTCGGCAACGGTGTGGAGGCGACCTCCCTGCGCGCCGCCCTTGCCGACGAACTTCCGTCCGTGGAATGGGAGTTCGTCGAGGGCTGCCCGATCAGGGACGAGGACCGGGCCGGCATCCCGGCCGCGGTGGCCGCCTGCTCGGCGGCCGATCTCACCGTTCTGGTCGTCGGCGACAAGGCGGGCATGTTCGGTATCGGTACCTCGGGGGAGGGCTGTGACGTGGAGGACCTGCGGCTGCCGGGAGTCCAGGAGGAGCTGGTCGAGGCGGTCCTGGCGACCGGGAGACGGGTCGTCCTCGTGGTGAACAGTGGCAGGCCCTACGCCGTCGGACGGTTCGCGGCCACGGCCGCGGCCATGGTGCAGGTCTTCCTGCCCGGCGAGGAGGGCGGCCGTGCCGTGGCCGGGCTCCTCGCGGGACGGGCCAACTTCAGCGGCAAGCTGCCGGTGCAGATCCCCACCTCGCCCGGCGGTCAGCCGTACACCTACCTCCACCCGCCGCTCGGAGACCGGCAGAGCTTTCTGTCCAACCTCGACCCCACCCCCGCGTTCCCGTTCGGCCACGGGCTGTCGTACACCACCTTCGAGGTCGACGAGTTGGTCATCGACCGCGAACAGGTGCTGACGGACGGCGAGTTCACGGTCAGCGTGCGGGTGCGCAACACAGGGGAGGCCGAGGGCGCCGAGACGGTCCAGTTGTACGCCGTCGACCCGGTCGCCCAGGTCACACGGCCCGTACGGTCCCTGCTGGGCTTCGCCAAAGTGGCTCTCGCTCCCGGTGAACGGGCCGTGGCCCACTTCCGCGTCCACACCGACCGCCTCGCCTTCACCGGCCTGGACGGCCGCCGCATCGTCGAGCCCGGCGAGATCGTGCTGCACGTGGGCTCCTCCAGCCTGGACACACCGGAGCAGGGGACGATTCGGCTGGTCGGCGGAGAGCGGGACGCGACGGTCCTGCGCCATCACACGGTGCCCGTGGCCGTCGAACGGGAGTGA
- a CDS encoding LacI family DNA-binding transcriptional regulator, translating into MAHQGGGRQEAQYGLLTNIAAEAGVSLSTVSKVVHRRRDVGAVTRARVEELLDRYGYARPWERDPATPRQIIAVFRDLSGPYTLEVARGIVDAAGELGIDVVTGTTGRRSISGWLEECVALGAAGMVIVISMLAEEDQRRIVDQRIPVVLIDPLSAPTQDIPSIGVTNWSGARDAVQHLLGLGHTRIGMIAGRSHSLAGAARVHGYRAALEEAALAYDPAIVRSTDFDYAEALAASLQILRADDPPTAVFAASDAQALGVLEAARQQGLGVPDDLAVMSFDDTLVAAMACPPLSAVRQPFEELGREATRVLLELAQGRTPASPRIELATELVLRTSTRPSTTARTSAVSG; encoded by the coding sequence GTGGCACATCAAGGCGGAGGCCGACAAGAAGCGCAGTACGGTTTGCTGACGAACATCGCCGCTGAGGCGGGAGTCTCGCTCAGTACCGTGTCCAAGGTGGTGCACCGACGTCGGGACGTCGGCGCGGTGACACGGGCCAGGGTCGAAGAGCTGCTGGACCGCTACGGCTACGCCCGTCCCTGGGAACGGGATCCCGCGACGCCCCGGCAGATCATCGCGGTGTTCCGTGACCTGTCCGGCCCGTACACCCTGGAGGTGGCGCGCGGGATCGTGGACGCGGCCGGTGAGCTGGGCATCGACGTGGTCACCGGGACCACGGGCCGCCGGTCCATCTCCGGGTGGCTCGAGGAGTGCGTGGCGCTCGGGGCGGCCGGGATGGTCATCGTGATCTCGATGCTGGCCGAGGAGGATCAGCGCCGGATCGTCGATCAGCGGATCCCCGTGGTCCTGATCGACCCGCTCAGCGCACCGACGCAGGACATTCCCAGCATCGGCGTGACCAACTGGAGCGGTGCCCGGGACGCCGTGCAGCACCTGCTGGGCCTCGGGCACACCCGGATCGGCATGATCGCGGGCCGCTCGCACTCCTTGGCCGGGGCGGCACGGGTGCACGGCTACCGGGCCGCGCTGGAGGAGGCCGCCCTCGCCTACGACCCCGCGATCGTCCGCTCGACCGACTTCGACTACGCCGAGGCGCTCGCCGCCAGCCTGCAGATCCTGCGGGCCGACGACCCGCCCACGGCCGTCTTCGCCGCCAGTGACGCCCAGGCGCTCGGCGTTCTGGAGGCAGCTCGACAGCAGGGCCTCGGTGTCCCCGACGACCTGGCGGTCATGTCCTTCGACGACACTCTGGTGGCGGCCATGGCATGCCCGCCACTGAGCGCCGTAAGGCAGCCGTTCGAGGAACTGGGGCGCGAGGCGACGCGGGTCCTCCTGGAACTCGCCCAGGGCCGGACGCCCGCGTCCCCGCGCATCGAACTCGCCACCGAGCTCGTGCTGCGGACTTCGACGAGGCCCTCGACGACGGCTCGGACTTCGGCGGTGTCCGGGTAG
- a CDS encoding RICIN domain-containing protein, with amino-acid sequence MAAAIASAGSASAYQPSPSNMYVAENAATCNKRPCVLYPKSAQLPGGRIVAAFENSQGAPVGQTLPVYKSDDDGTTWQKLTDVKPPAELSNAPQYAKYTSNWTNPYFYVLPQDVGDLSAGTLLLASVVSGDDYYYKEKKAADPNWTPTGNGDREDVAIALYSSTDQGATWSIENIIATGSWQGGTDSTANTNRQQDPVWEPYLLARNGRLVAYYSDENDYLDYDTTTGVPVLDPDNDTAPDSDGQILAHKTWDGRSTSWSAPVVDMAGTTVNRGNGKTQIGGKRPGMTTLAPTTDGKWLMTYEYFVGGPDVRYKIADDPLKFHEAADHPITSLPVPTGGRTLPTGGSPVLQPLPDGRIAMNAAGDKNVWVNESGRSDGTWKEYQTPIAAGYSRNLQYVEGTGRTLILQAAWAGGSVGPVKYAEVDLGRSEGDYTTLVNRATGQALGPEAGKTQDANLTGNVPDLVSRTLDTDDDSQRWHLTDKGDNVTLLNKTGGRAVAVWTGSAIAGQRLAQWVDDGATDKQWTLVPSTDGYVKIRSVRNSGLFMTGATQNGAVDLRAAINTAGDPAADDAQEWQLVQEPAPSNPFTLKGANSGRCLDVPNGRTGVQVQIWDCGAGNQNQRITQTSAGELRVAGNCLAANGDGTTAGTKLILWPCNGKSSQKWWFRLDGSVVNRSNGLAVDVGNWKTANGSPVQLWTALGNATQRWSRG; translated from the coding sequence ATGGCGGCAGCCATCGCCTCCGCGGGGAGTGCGTCGGCGTATCAGCCGAGCCCGTCGAACATGTATGTGGCGGAGAACGCCGCCACCTGCAACAAGAGGCCCTGCGTCCTCTACCCGAAGTCGGCCCAGTTGCCGGGCGGCCGGATCGTGGCGGCGTTCGAGAACAGCCAGGGTGCTCCGGTGGGACAGACGCTGCCCGTCTACAAGAGCGACGACGACGGCACGACGTGGCAGAAGCTGACCGATGTGAAGCCGCCCGCCGAGTTGTCCAACGCCCCTCAGTACGCGAAGTACACGAGCAACTGGACCAACCCGTACTTCTATGTGCTTCCGCAGGACGTCGGAGACCTGAGTGCCGGCACGCTGCTTCTGGCGAGCGTTGTCTCGGGGGACGACTACTACTACAAAGAGAAGAAGGCCGCCGACCCGAACTGGACGCCGACCGGCAACGGCGACCGGGAGGACGTGGCGATCGCGCTGTACTCCAGCACCGACCAGGGCGCGACCTGGAGCATCGAGAACATCATCGCCACCGGCAGCTGGCAGGGCGGGACCGACTCGACCGCCAACACCAACCGGCAGCAGGACCCCGTCTGGGAGCCGTACCTGCTCGCCCGCAACGGCCGGCTCGTCGCCTACTACTCCGACGAGAACGACTATCTCGACTACGACACCACCACCGGTGTACCGGTCCTCGACCCGGACAACGACACCGCGCCGGACTCGGACGGCCAGATCCTCGCGCACAAGACCTGGGACGGCCGCAGCACGTCCTGGAGTGCGCCGGTCGTCGACATGGCGGGGACCACGGTCAACCGGGGCAACGGCAAGACGCAGATCGGCGGCAAGCGCCCGGGCATGACGACACTGGCCCCGACCACCGACGGCAAGTGGCTCATGACCTACGAGTACTTCGTCGGCGGGCCGGACGTCCGCTACAAGATCGCGGACGATCCGCTGAAGTTCCACGAGGCCGCCGACCACCCGATCACGTCGCTGCCCGTGCCCACCGGCGGGCGCACCCTGCCGACCGGTGGCAGCCCGGTGCTCCAGCCGCTGCCGGACGGGCGGATCGCCATGAACGCCGCCGGCGACAAGAACGTCTGGGTGAACGAGTCCGGCCGCAGCGACGGCACCTGGAAGGAGTACCAGACCCCGATCGCCGCCGGGTACAGCCGCAACCTCCAGTACGTGGAGGGCACGGGACGCACCCTGATCCTCCAGGCCGCGTGGGCGGGCGGCAGCGTCGGGCCCGTGAAGTACGCCGAGGTCGACCTCGGTCGCTCCGAGGGCGACTACACCACTCTGGTCAATCGCGCGACCGGTCAGGCCCTCGGTCCCGAGGCCGGAAAGACGCAGGACGCCAACCTCACCGGCAACGTTCCCGACCTGGTGTCACGCACCCTCGACACCGACGACGACTCCCAGCGCTGGCACCTGACCGACAAGGGCGACAACGTCACCCTGCTCAACAAGACCGGCGGCCGGGCCGTCGCCGTCTGGACCGGCAGCGCGATCGCCGGACAGCGCCTGGCCCAGTGGGTCGACGACGGAGCCACCGACAAGCAGTGGACCCTCGTTCCGTCCACCGACGGCTATGTCAAGATCCGATCGGTCCGCAACTCCGGACTGTTCATGACCGGCGCGACCCAGAACGGCGCCGTCGACCTGCGGGCCGCCATCAACACCGCCGGCGACCCGGCCGCGGACGACGCGCAGGAATGGCAGCTCGTCCAGGAGCCCGCACCGAGCAACCCCTTCACGCTCAAGGGCGCCAACTCCGGCCGCTGCCTGGACGTCCCGAACGGCCGGACAGGTGTCCAGGTGCAGATCTGGGACTGCGGAGCCGGGAACCAGAACCAGCGCATCACGCAGACCAGCGCAGGTGAACTGCGCGTCGCGGGCAACTGCCTCGCCGCGAACGGTGACGGCACCACCGCGGGCACCAAGCTCATCCTCTGGCCCTGCAACGGCAAGTCCAGTCAGAAGTGGTGGTTCCGTCTGGACGGATCCGTCGTCAACCGCTCCAACGGTCTCGCCGTCGACGTCGGCAACTGGAAGACAGCCAACGGATCACCGGTCCAGCTGTGGACGGCCCTCGGCAACGCCACCCAGAGGTGGAGCAGAGGCTAG
- a CDS encoding glycoside hydrolase family 43 protein, protein MPAVLARLAAVFVAACLLFTAQVVTTPQRAAAADPGYLMTHFIGEGSTGQQMYFSYSADGLNWTDLNGGGMTLRSTVGTRGVRDPALVRSPDGSKYWIIATDLCIDCGQTWSQSINNGSRSLVVWESNDLVTWSAPWLLNVAGAIPDGRNAWAPEAIWDPASNDYVLYWATNTPLNGATKHRIHYAHTTNFRTITTPQIYIERPGTQEIIDTQIVEVPSGVGNFRYVRASGDGQITLEGSNSILGTWTNLGNLSGIGLTGSQVEGPMWMKFRDRNEWTLYLDQYAAGKGYMPVTTTNPSASGTYKLPTSGTYSLGGTKKRHGSILNLTAAEDARIQARWANVAGKRLQSFNFQDRYVRHSNFDVRIDQNVTNDDAKFRPRPGLTGTGTVSFESVNFPGYYLRHDGSDFQLVYNDGTTQFAADATFRQVAGLADSTWSSFQSYNHPDRYIRHYAYQLKLETITTATGRSDATFRLTN, encoded by the coding sequence ATGCCCGCGGTTCTCGCTCGGCTGGCGGCGGTATTCGTCGCCGCCTGCCTGCTCTTCACAGCCCAAGTCGTGACCACACCTCAGCGGGCCGCCGCCGCGGACCCGGGTTACCTGATGACGCACTTCATCGGGGAGGGGTCGACCGGTCAGCAGATGTACTTCTCGTACAGCGCGGACGGTCTGAACTGGACCGACCTCAACGGTGGCGGGATGACCCTGCGCTCCACCGTGGGCACCCGCGGGGTGCGTGACCCCGCCCTGGTCCGCTCACCCGACGGCAGCAAGTACTGGATCATCGCGACCGACCTGTGCATCGACTGCGGGCAGACGTGGAGTCAGTCCATCAACAACGGCAGCCGCAGCCTTGTGGTGTGGGAGTCGAATGACCTGGTCACCTGGTCGGCGCCGTGGCTGCTGAACGTCGCCGGCGCGATCCCCGACGGGCGCAACGCCTGGGCCCCTGAGGCGATCTGGGACCCGGCCAGCAACGACTACGTCCTGTACTGGGCGACGAACACGCCCCTCAACGGCGCGACGAAGCACCGCATCCACTACGCCCACACCACGAACTTCCGCACGATCACCACTCCGCAGATCTACATCGAGCGCCCCGGCACCCAGGAAATCATCGACACCCAGATCGTCGAGGTCCCCTCCGGTGTCGGCAACTTCCGCTACGTACGGGCCTCCGGCGACGGCCAGATCACCCTCGAAGGCAGCAACTCGATCCTCGGCACCTGGACCAACCTCGGCAACCTCTCCGGCATCGGCCTGACCGGCTCCCAGGTCGAGGGCCCGATGTGGATGAAGTTCCGCGACCGCAACGAGTGGACCCTCTACCTCGACCAGTACGCGGCCGGAAAGGGCTACATGCCGGTCACCACGACCAACCCCTCCGCCTCCGGCACCTACAAGCTCCCGACCTCGGGAACCTACTCCCTGGGCGGAACGAAGAAGCGCCACGGCTCGATCCTGAACCTGACCGCCGCCGAGGACGCCCGGATCCAGGCCCGCTGGGCCAACGTGGCGGGCAAGCGACTGCAGTCCTTCAACTTCCAGGACCGCTACGTCCGGCACAGCAACTTCGACGTACGCATCGACCAGAACGTCACCAACGATGACGCCAAGTTCCGGCCGCGGCCCGGCCTGACCGGCACCGGCACCGTCTCCTTCGAGTCGGTCAACTTCCCCGGCTACTACCTGCGCCACGACGGATCCGACTTCCAGCTCGTGTACAACGACGGCACCACCCAGTTCGCCGCGGACGCCACCTTCCGCCAGGTCGCCGGCCTCGCCGACTCGACATGGTCGTCCTTCCAGTCCTACAACCACCCCGACCGCTACATCCGTCACTACGCCTACCAGCTGAAACTCGAAACGATCACCACCGCGACGGGACGCAGCGACGCCACCTTCCGACTGACGAACTGA